One window of Amaranthus tricolor cultivar Red isolate AtriRed21 chromosome 11, ASM2621246v1, whole genome shotgun sequence genomic DNA carries:
- the LOC130827269 gene encoding xyloglucan galactosyltransferase MUR3, whose protein sequence is MRRRWTVGSFPYQMEKGNSKNHTSRLCILSSLCIFFWSLLLYFHFVVLGSNHVNDSTALESNPIRIETFNSVPISKDVRSIDDESEIGLSDDPMKVSLHNESDLSKNDVEIEGINKVESEDSNDDDPMKVDVHNDPDSTRIDVENERSNEGFSSSNRKIDVGSKTSDSSPRDIVRPRDEPREFSFMRALRTVENTSDPCGGRYIYVHDLPSRFNDDMLKECRSLSLWTNMCKFTTNAGLGPPLENVEGVFSNTGWYATNQFAVDVIFNNRMKQYECLTKDSSLAAAVFVPFYAGFDIARYLWGYNISRRDAASLDLVDWLMKRPEWKVMDGRDHFLVAGRITWDFRRLTEDEKDWGSKLLFLPAAKNMSMLVVESSPWNANDFAIPYPTYFHPAKDADVFIWQDRMRKLERKYLFSFAGAPRPDNPKSIRGQIIDQCKHTNACKLLECDFGESKCHSPSSIMKMFQSSLFCLQPQGDSYTRRSAFDSMLAGCIPVFFHPGSAYTQYTWHLPKNFSSYSVFISENDVRNKNLSIEERLREIPPRQVKIMRETVINLIPKLIYADPRSKLETLPDAFDVSVQAVIDKVTRLRKNIIQGRTEYDNFIEENSWKYALLEDGQREVGYHEWDPFFSKPKEGEGDSNGASAEAAKNSWKNEQRSQSRRS, encoded by the coding sequence ATGAGACGTAGGTGGACAGTGGGATCTTTTCCTTATCAAATGGAGAAAGGAAATTCAAAGAATCACACTAGTAGATTATGTATATTGAGTtctttgtgtatttttttttggagTTTGCTTTTGTATTTCCATTTTGTTGTTCTTGGGAGTAATCATGTCAATGATTCCACTGCTTTAGAATCAAATCCCATTAGAATTGAGACTTTTAATTCTGTACCTATATCCAAAGATGTTAGATCAATTGATGATGAATCTGAAATTGGGTTAAGTGATGATCCCATGAAGGTATCATTGCACAATGAGTCTGATTTGAGTAAAAATGATGTCGAAATCGAGGGGATTAATAAGGTTGAGTCTGAGGATTCAAATGATGATGATCCCATGAAGGTAGATGTGCATAATGATCCCGATTCGACTAGGATTGATGTTGAGAATGAGAGGAGTAATGAGGGTTTTTCTTCGAGTAATCGTAAGATCGATGTTGGATCGAAAACTAGTGATTCTAGCCCTAGGGATATTGTGCGCCCGCGAGATGAACCTCGCGAGTTTTCGTTTATGAGGGCATTGAGGACAGTTGAGAATACTAGTGATCCTTGTGGTGGGAGGTACATTTATGTTCATGACCTTCCCTCTAGATTCAATGATGATATGCTTAAAGAGTGTAGGAGTCTTAGTCTTTGGACTAATATGTGTAAGTTTACTACCAATGCTGGACTCGGTCCCCCACTCGAGAATGTTGAGGGGGTATTCTCGAATACAGGATGGTACGCAACGAATCAGTTTGCTGTCGATGTGATCTTTAACAATCGGATGAAACAGTACGAGTGCCTGACGAAGGACTCCTCGCTTGCTGCGGCTGTCTTTGTACCCTTCTATGCCGGGTTTGATATTGCTCGGTATCTTTGGGGATATAACATATCTAGGAGAGATGCTGCCTCGCTCGATTTGGTTGATTGGCTTATGAAAAGGCCTGAGTGGAAGGTAATGGACGGAAGGGATCATTTTCTTGTTGCAGGAAGGATCACTTGGGACTTCCGAAGATTAACCGAAGACGAAAAAGACTGGGGTAGtaagctcttgtttttgccCGCGGCTAAGAACATGTCGATGCTGGTGGTTGAATCGAGCCCATGGAATGCAAACGACTTTGCGATACCATATCCGACATACTTCCATCCAGCAAAAGACGCGGATGTGTTTATTTGGCAAGATCGGATGAGGAAACTCGAGAGAAAATATCTTTTCTCATTTGCTGGGGCTCCTAGACCCGACAATCCGAAATCTATCAGAGGTCAAATAATAGATCAATGCAAGCATACAAACGCGTGCAAGCTTTTGGAATGCGATTTTGGCGAGAGCAAGTGTCATTCGCCGAGTAGTATCATGAAGATGTTTCAGAGTTCCCTTTTCTGTTTACAGCCACAAGGGGATTCGTATACTCGTAGATCAGCATTCGACTCCATGTTGGCGGGTTGTATACCCGTGTTTTTCCACCCTGGTTCGGCTTACACTCAGTACACATGGCATCTGCCTAAGAACTTCTCTAGTTATTCAGTTTTCATCTCCGAGAATGATGTTCGTAACAAGAATCTCAGCATCGAGGAAAGGCTTCGAGAAATACCTCCTCGACAGGTCAAGATTATGAGGGAAACTGTCATCAATCTCATACCTAAGTTGATATACGCTGATCCTCGATCCAAGCTCGAGACGCTTCCAGATGCTTTCGATGTTTCCGTGCAGGCGGTAATCGACAAGGTTACAAGACTAAGAAAGAACATCATTCAAGGCAGAACAGAATATGATAACTTTATAGAGGAAAACAGTTGGAAATACGCCCTTCTTGAGGACGGGCAAAGAGAGGTCGGATACCATGAATGGGATCCGTTCTTCTCGAAGCCTAAAGAAGGCGAAGGCGATTCAAACGGTGCATCTGCCGAAGCAGCTAAGAATTCGTGGAAGAACGAGCAAAGAAGTCAATCGCGAAGAAGTTAA